A genomic stretch from Sulfurihydrogenibium azorense Az-Fu1 includes:
- the metE gene encoding 5-methyltetrahydropteroyltriglutamate--homocysteine S-methyltransferase, with protein MKTTVYGYPKIGENRELKKVVESYWKGEITKSQLLEKAQEINLNRVKKVLEAGIDIVPSNDFSLYDFVLDTATMFNVIPERFKKIEDSLDLYFAMARGSDDAIACEMTKWFDTNYHYVVPELAGDIKLVKNRPLESYKKIKENLSLETKPVIVGPFTFVYLSKVYRRQEGSILMEMVKAPESEKFEYFLDYFADLYNQVLRQLQDEGVKVVQLDEPAFVLDLSDKEVDLALRTYQKAVEGIDKLDVIVQTYYESLSSYEKLINLPVKGIGLDFVSNTENFENIKRYGFPKDKLLVAGVVSGRDPWKTDLKQAAEFIKSLFDYIPQENIILSNASPLFHLPVSLKPEVGHLSEDLINLLSFADERLEELKLLKQHFTEGIDLPDQNLQNIRDRYKNEEVRKLVSFYKNQEVGRKTPFKERYKKQMDILKLPLFPTTTIGSFPQTQEVRKVRADYKAGRITEKEYKEFIKSQIANVIKLQEELDLDVLVHGEFERTDMVEFFGEKLEGFAFTKNGWVQSYGTRCVRPPIIYGDVSRPNPMTLEEITYAQSLTNRPVKGMLTGPVTILNWSFYRKDIPKEDIAYQIALALRQEVIDLEKAGIKIIQIDEPAFREGLPLKKSKQEHYLNWAVNAFKLSHDTVKDETQIHTHMCYSEFNEIIEYIYKMDADVISIEASRSKGEILGAFEKFNYDHGIGIGVYDIHSPRVPREEEIEEIVRRALRYIDKNLIWINPDCGLKTRDWDETVKSLKNMVSVAKKLREELK; from the coding sequence ATGAAAACAACTGTTTATGGTTATCCCAAGATAGGTGAAAATAGAGAGTTAAAAAAGGTGGTAGAGTCTTACTGGAAAGGGGAGATTACAAAAAGTCAGCTCCTTGAAAAAGCTCAAGAGATAAACCTAAACAGAGTCAAGAAAGTCTTGGAAGCTGGAATAGATATAGTTCCTTCTAACGACTTTTCACTTTACGACTTTGTCCTTGATACAGCTACTATGTTTAACGTTATACCTGAAAGGTTTAAAAAAATTGAAGATTCTCTTGACCTTTACTTTGCAATGGCAAGGGGAAGTGATGATGCTATTGCCTGTGAAATGACCAAATGGTTTGACACTAACTACCACTACGTCGTTCCTGAACTTGCAGGAGATATAAAACTTGTAAAAAACAGACCTCTTGAATCTTATAAAAAGATAAAAGAAAATCTCTCACTGGAAACAAAACCTGTAATAGTAGGGCCTTTTACATTTGTTTACCTATCAAAAGTGTATCGAAGGCAGGAAGGCTCTATCTTAATGGAGATGGTTAAAGCTCCGGAAAGTGAAAAGTTTGAGTACTTTTTAGATTACTTTGCTGACCTTTACAACCAAGTTTTAAGACAACTCCAAGATGAAGGGGTTAAAGTAGTTCAACTTGACGAGCCTGCATTTGTTCTTGATTTATCAGACAAAGAAGTAGACCTTGCATTAAGAACGTATCAAAAAGCAGTTGAAGGTATTGATAAATTAGATGTAATCGTTCAAACTTACTATGAAAGTTTATCTTCTTATGAAAAACTTATTAATCTACCTGTAAAAGGTATAGGACTTGACTTTGTGTCAAACACAGAAAACTTTGAAAACATTAAAAGGTACGGATTTCCAAAAGATAAGTTGTTAGTTGCAGGTGTTGTATCAGGAAGAGACCCTTGGAAAACAGACTTAAAACAGGCAGCAGAGTTTATAAAATCTTTATTTGACTACATACCTCAAGAAAACATCATACTTTCAAATGCATCTCCTTTATTCCACCTTCCTGTTAGTCTAAAACCGGAAGTAGGACATTTAAGTGAAGACTTGATAAACCTTTTATCCTTCGCAGATGAAAGGTTAGAAGAACTTAAACTGTTAAAGCAACATTTTACAGAAGGAATAGACCTTCCTGACCAAAATCTACAAAATATAAGAGATAGGTACAAAAATGAAGAAGTTAGAAAGTTAGTAAGCTTTTATAAAAATCAAGAAGTTGGAAGAAAAACTCCATTTAAAGAAAGATACAAAAAACAGATGGATATCTTAAAGCTACCACTATTTCCTACTACAACTATAGGGAGCTTCCCACAAACCCAAGAAGTTAGAAAAGTTAGAGCTGACTACAAAGCAGGTAGAATAACAGAAAAAGAGTATAAAGAGTTTATAAAGTCTCAAATAGCAAACGTTATAAAATTACAGGAAGAACTTGATTTAGATGTTTTGGTACACGGTGAGTTTGAAAGAACAGATATGGTTGAGTTTTTCGGTGAAAAGTTGGAAGGTTTTGCATTCACTAAAAACGGATGGGTTCAGTCTTACGGAACAAGATGTGTAAGGCCACCTATCATCTACGGTGATGTATCAAGACCAAACCCAATGACCTTAGAAGAGATTACATACGCCCAATCTTTAACAAACAGACCTGTAAAAGGAATGTTAACAGGGCCTGTAACTATTCTCAACTGGTCCTTTTACAGAAAAGATATACCTAAAGAGGATATTGCTTACCAGATAGCTCTGGCTTTAAGACAAGAGGTGATAGACTTAGAAAAAGCTGGGATAAAGATAATCCAGATAGATGAGCCAGCGTTTAGAGAAGGACTTCCACTTAAAAAGTCAAAACAGGAACATTACCTAAACTGGGCTGTAAATGCCTTTAAACTCTCCCACGATACAGTAAAAGATGAAACCCAGATACATACTCATATGTGCTACTCAGAATTTAACGAGATTATAGAGTACATCTACAAGATGGATGCAGATGTAATATCAATAGAAGCTTCAAGAAGTAAAGGAGAGATACTTGGAGCATTTGAAAAGTTTAACTACGACCACGGTATAGGTATAGGTGTTTATGATATTCACTCTCCGAGAGTTCCAAGAGAAGAAGAGATAGAAGAGATTGTAAGAAGAGCTTTAAGGTACATCGATAAAAACCTTATCTGGATTAATCCAGACTGTGGTTTAAAGACAAGAGATTGGGATGAGACTGTAAAATCCTTAAAAAATATGGTAAGCGTTGCAAAGAAGCTAAGAGAAGAGTTAAAATAG
- a CDS encoding TIGR04219 family outer membrane beta-barrel protein → MKKLLVAAGFFVPFMANALELEFSVGALQQKPSGYVSYKPVSDNDKIDVKNDAHISDKTKPWVRLKLEHPIPLIPNIKLSYMPMKFDGNGTLTRDIKWGNYTYQANADFNLSVKLDRLDTTLYFNAPLVKTLTNGVLDIEYGLNIRTVFFDGKLNGTDKTTGQKVSESKSITLPVPMLHLATEIKPIPYFSAVGSLNYISYNKDTYYDYTAGARLYAGSLLPLGTLKPFIEAGYRYEKLKIDESDVKTDLKIKGGYALVGLSF, encoded by the coding sequence ATGAAAAAGTTATTAGTTGCAGCTGGATTTTTTGTTCCTTTTATGGCTAACGCGTTGGAGCTTGAATTTTCTGTGGGAGCTCTACAGCAAAAACCAAGCGGTTATGTCTCTTACAAACCTGTAAGTGATAATGACAAAATAGACGTAAAAAATGATGCCCACATATCAGACAAGACAAAACCATGGGTAAGATTAAAGTTAGAGCACCCTATACCTTTAATTCCAAACATAAAACTTAGCTACATGCCTATGAAGTTTGACGGAAATGGAACATTAACAAGAGATATAAAATGGGGTAACTATACATATCAAGCAAATGCAGACTTTAACCTATCAGTTAAGCTTGATAGACTTGATACTACACTATACTTTAACGCTCCTCTTGTTAAAACTTTGACTAACGGTGTTTTAGACATTGAGTACGGACTTAACATAAGAACTGTTTTCTTTGACGGAAAGTTAAACGGTACTGATAAAACCACAGGTCAAAAAGTTAGTGAAAGTAAATCTATCACCTTGCCAGTTCCTATGCTACACTTAGCTACAGAAATCAAACCTATACCTTACTTTTCAGCTGTAGGGTCTTTAAACTACATAAGTTATAACAAAGATACTTACTACGATTACACTGCTGGTGCAAGGTTATACGCAGGAAGTTTACTACCTTTGGGAACTTTGAAACCTTTCATTGAAGCTGGTTACAGGTACGAAAAGCTAAAAATAGATGAAAGTGATGTTAAAACCGACCTTAAGATAAAAGGCGGATACGCTTTAGTTGGTCTAAGTTTTTAA
- a CDS encoding ArsR/SmtB family transcription factor, with protein sequence MTEKELQLLFHALSDPIRLKMVKMVLKHGDLCVCNFLDHFNLSQPRISFHLRILREAKIFNSRKEGRWVHYSLNKDNEALNKILPLIDKVVKDDFNKILCEVKDG encoded by the coding sequence ATGACAGAAAAAGAACTTCAGCTTCTATTTCATGCTTTATCAGACCCTATAAGGCTAAAGATGGTTAAAATGGTTCTAAAACATGGAGATTTGTGTGTATGCAACTTTTTAGACCATTTTAACCTATCTCAGCCAAGGATATCCTTTCACCTTAGAATCTTAAGAGAGGCTAAAATTTTTAACTCAAGAAAAGAAGGAAGATGGGTTCACTACTCTTTAAATAAAGATAACGAAGCTCTTAATAAGATACTTCCTCTTATTGATAAGGTTGTAAAAGATGACTTTAATAAAATCTTGTGTGAGGTAAAAGATGGTTAA
- a CDS encoding arsenate reductase ArsC, translated as MVKIAFICTGNSARSQMAEGYAKFFVKKYGKEVEVYSAGSNPSGYVHPKAIQVMKEDGIDISDQYSKHISEIPINQVDYVITLCGDAAENCPVVPGANTQHWNLPDPARVIGPTEDAKLNAFRNVRDEIKKRVEQLIKNL; from the coding sequence ATGGTTAAGATAGCTTTCATCTGTACTGGAAACTCTGCAAGAAGTCAGATGGCTGAAGGTTATGCTAAATTTTTTGTAAAAAAGTATGGAAAAGAAGTTGAAGTTTACTCGGCAGGGTCTAACCCATCTGGTTATGTTCATCCAAAGGCTATCCAAGTGATGAAAGAAGACGGAATAGATATATCTGACCAATATTCAAAACATATCAGCGAAATACCTATAAATCAAGTAGATTATGTAATTACACTCTGTGGTGATGCTGCAGAAAACTGTCCAGTTGTACCTGGGGCAAACACTCAACATTGGAACTTACCAGACCCAGCAAGGGTAATAGGACCAACTGAAGATGCAAAACTAAATGCTTTTAGAAACGTTAGAGATGAAATTAAAAAACGTGTAGAACAACTTATTAAAAACTTGTAA
- a CDS encoding arsenic transporter — MEKLTALSVFILTLFLVIKKPKGVDIGWSATFGAILSLLFGVVSIDDVYKVVEIVWDPTLAFIGIIFISLILDKIGFFEWAALHIIHFSKGDGVKLFLYLILLGAGISAFFANDGAALILTPIVYQKIKHLGLSQRYMLPYIMGSGFVADTTSLPLIISNLVNILTADIFKIGFFEYASVMVFVNFFSLVATIVVLYLYFRKDLLKRVDLEAIEDKPPKYAIKDRFLFKLSWFVFLILLVGFFVAEHYHIPISMVIGIGAFILGVATYKEEIVDMKTLVLKETPWKIVIFSIGMYVVVYSLKNTGFTDFITYIIKQTTSISLDLGILATGFLAALLSSVMNNLPSVMVVNLSILDTGFDIQTMKYLAYANVIGCDLGPKITPIGSLATLLWLYVLNQKGINISWGYYFKVGVVLTIPTLLITLIGLILTRLI, encoded by the coding sequence GTGGAAAAATTAACCGCTTTATCTGTCTTTATTTTAACCCTATTTTTAGTTATAAAAAAACCAAAAGGTGTAGATATAGGTTGGAGCGCTACTTTTGGAGCTATTCTTTCCCTTTTATTTGGAGTTGTGTCTATAGATGATGTTTACAAAGTAGTTGAGATAGTTTGGGATCCTACACTTGCGTTTATAGGTATAATTTTTATATCTTTAATTCTTGATAAAATTGGTTTTTTTGAATGGGCAGCTCTTCACATAATACACTTTTCTAAAGGTGATGGAGTAAAACTTTTCTTATACTTGATACTCTTAGGTGCAGGAATATCTGCTTTCTTTGCAAATGACGGTGCAGCTTTAATCCTTACCCCTATCGTGTATCAAAAGATAAAACACCTTGGACTAAGTCAAAGGTATATGCTTCCTTACATTATGGGTAGTGGCTTCGTAGCAGATACAACAAGCCTTCCTCTGATTATATCTAATTTAGTAAACATCCTTACAGCTGACATTTTTAAAATAGGCTTTTTTGAGTATGCTTCTGTGATGGTTTTTGTTAACTTTTTCTCTTTAGTTGCAACTATCGTGGTTCTTTACCTTTACTTTAGAAAAGACCTTTTAAAAAGGGTAGATTTAGAGGCTATTGAAGATAAACCGCCAAAGTACGCTATAAAGGATAGATTTCTTTTTAAGTTAAGCTGGTTTGTATTTTTAATACTACTAGTAGGTTTTTTTGTGGCAGAGCATTATCACATTCCTATCTCTATGGTAATAGGTATAGGTGCCTTTATTTTAGGTGTAGCCACCTACAAAGAAGAGATAGTAGATATGAAAACCCTTGTTTTAAAAGAAACTCCTTGGAAAATAGTTATTTTCTCCATTGGAATGTACGTAGTTGTTTATAGTTTAAAGAATACAGGGTTTACCGATTTTATTACTTACATCATAAAGCAAACAACATCGATATCTTTAGATTTAGGAATACTAGCAACTGGATTTTTAGCTGCGCTTTTGTCTTCTGTTATGAACAATTTACCTTCTGTTATGGTAGTAAATCTGTCTATTTTAGATACTGGGTTTGATATACAAACTATGAAGTATCTTGCTTATGCAAATGTTATAGGTTGTGATTTAGGGCCTAAAATTACACCTATAGGTTCTCTAGCAACTTTGCTTTGGCTTTACGTCTTAAATCAAAAAGGTATAAATATCTCTTGGGGATACTACTTTAAAGTTGGTGTCGTGTTAACAATACCTACTCTTTTAATCACACTTATTGGACTTATTCTTACAAGGTTGATATAA
- a CDS encoding Tim44 domain-containing protein codes for MKKILAILVSIALTMLLIDDSFARAGKGSSSGFRTYKSQQFNKPSKDINQPSVYQQKQNTQNPAYQQPQPKPSFFSSPVFKWLIGGMIFGALLSLLMGHGFQFGMPGLLEILLIIGIVYLIFKIFSRKSQQEPVYATPTSSNVPNQPDYYSDSTLSTASYINEELILNLAKNAFIDIQKAWSEGNLSSVRNFLTDRMYLYLNSQLQDLKSKGLRNIIEDVKILNAEIVHVEEEGDNKVVIVEIEAQAKDYTVDSNGNVVEGDKDNPVVFKEYWAFVGKALNWKLDDIRQVQDV; via the coding sequence ATGAAAAAAATTTTAGCCATTTTAGTGTCGATAGCTTTAACAATGCTATTAATAGATGATTCATTTGCAAGAGCAGGAAAAGGAAGCTCTTCTGGTTTTAGAACTTACAAATCTCAGCAGTTTAACAAACCAAGTAAAGACATAAACCAACCTTCAGTTTACCAACAAAAACAAAATACACAAAATCCTGCATACCAACAACCTCAACCTAAACCATCATTCTTTTCAAGTCCTGTATTTAAATGGTTAATCGGTGGAATGATTTTTGGAGCTCTGCTGTCTTTACTGATGGGTCATGGTTTTCAGTTTGGAATGCCGGGACTACTTGAGATTTTACTTATTATCGGTATTGTGTACTTAATATTCAAGATTTTTTCAAGAAAGAGTCAGCAAGAGCCAGTTTACGCTACGCCTACAAGCTCTAATGTGCCAAATCAACCTGATTATTATAGTGATTCTACCTTATCAACAGCTTCATACATCAATGAAGAGCTTATACTAAATCTTGCTAAAAATGCATTTATAGACATTCAAAAAGCTTGGAGTGAAGGAAATCTGTCATCTGTTAGAAACTTTTTAACAGATAGAATGTACCTTTACCTTAACTCCCAACTACAAGACTTAAAATCAAAAGGTTTAAGAAACATTATTGAAGATGTAAAGATTCTAAACGCAGAGATAGTCCACGTTGAAGAAGAAGGAGATAACAAAGTTGTAATAGTAGAAATTGAAGCACAGGCAAAAGACTACACAGTTGACAGTAATGGAAATGTTGTAGAAGGGGATAAAGACAATCCAGTAGTGTTTAAAGAGTACTGGGCATTTGTAGGAAAGGCTTTAAACTGGAAACTTGACGATATAAGACAGGTTCAAGATGTATAA
- a CDS encoding M16 family metallopeptidase — MYKKILILWSLIMALTVAKAESKENITIKKLKNGVSVIVKERKDTQAVAVQVWFGVGSIYEKDNERGLSHFLEHMLFNGTKYTKPGEIEFEVEKKGGSINAATSFDFTYYHIEIGNLFWKDALKYLYYMTTQPSLSDEMVAKEKPIVLEELNRHLDNPKSYLWDTYYKLAYKKTNYKHPVIGYRETIENYTPQLVRDYFYSHYTPSNTVVVVVGNVNTDEVLKEINNTFGTVKGQYYKPPKVELEDPQTEVRREDIYKPQITRAYVAIGWQAPSIRDKTSVALTVLEEILLNGKSSVMYQELKEKGYVQSIMGGYMAHVGTSQFLFYFITDPEKVETAKARLFEIIKSYQENGIPKEVIENAKKRIINREVFAREEVDNDAESAGYAVTVTGDIKYDLEFIQRIKKVKKEEVENYLKTLKDNNYTEVRLLPEKK, encoded by the coding sequence ATGTATAAAAAAATATTAATTCTATGGAGTTTAATAATGGCGTTAACTGTAGCAAAAGCAGAAAGTAAAGAAAACATTACTATTAAAAAGTTAAAAAACGGTGTATCTGTTATAGTAAAAGAGAGAAAGGATACACAGGCTGTAGCAGTTCAAGTTTGGTTTGGTGTTGGGTCTATTTATGAAAAAGACAACGAAAGAGGTTTATCCCACTTTTTAGAGCATATGTTGTTTAACGGTACAAAGTATACAAAACCCGGAGAGATAGAGTTTGAAGTAGAGAAAAAAGGTGGTAGTATAAACGCAGCTACAAGCTTTGATTTTACTTACTACCATATAGAGATAGGTAATCTATTCTGGAAAGATGCTTTAAAATACCTTTACTATATGACAACTCAGCCTTCTTTATCTGATGAAATGGTTGCCAAAGAAAAACCTATTGTTTTAGAAGAGTTAAACAGACATTTGGATAATCCTAAAAGTTATCTTTGGGATACTTACTACAAACTTGCCTATAAAAAGACAAACTACAAACATCCTGTTATCGGTTATAGAGAAACTATTGAGAACTACACTCCACAGTTAGTAAGAGACTACTTTTATTCCCATTACACTCCTTCAAACACGGTCGTTGTTGTTGTAGGTAATGTTAATACTGATGAAGTTTTAAAAGAGATAAACAACACATTTGGAACTGTAAAAGGACAGTATTATAAACCGCCGAAAGTAGAGTTAGAAGACCCTCAAACAGAAGTGAGAAGGGAAGATATTTATAAACCTCAGATAACAAGGGCATATGTAGCAATTGGATGGCAAGCTCCTTCCATAAGGGATAAAACCTCTGTAGCTTTAACCGTTTTAGAAGAGATTTTATTAAATGGAAAAAGCTCTGTAATGTATCAAGAGTTGAAAGAGAAAGGCTATGTCCAGTCTATAATGGGTGGATATATGGCTCACGTTGGAACAAGTCAGTTTTTATTCTATTTCATTACAGACCCAGAAAAAGTAGAAACTGCTAAAGCCAGACTTTTTGAAATAATAAAAAGTTATCAAGAAAATGGTATACCCAAAGAAGTTATTGAAAACGCAAAGAAAAGAATTATAAACAGAGAAGTATTCGCAAGGGAAGAAGTTGACAACGATGCAGAATCGGCAGGATATGCAGTTACTGTAACGGGAGATATAAAGTACGATTTAGAGTTTATACAAAGAATTAAAAAAGTTAAAAAAGAAGAAGTAGAAAACTATTTAAAAACTTTAAAAGATAACAACTACACAGAAGTAAGACTACTACCAGAAAAAAAGTAG
- a CDS encoding DedA family protein — MVENLESFLSSYGYFAVFVGTFIEGELFLLVAGFFIKHGFLQPIPTFVFSILGALTHELIYFFLGRWKGRHILLGNKYTKKRYRKAKRLVEKYGIYSLFIIRFLYGMRVVPMMLMGATGFNIYKFLFFNVLSLIIWASIFLTLGYILGHTAYMILGDLKHYYFIFGLSVVIGGLIFYMLYKLLRG, encoded by the coding sequence ATGGTTGAAAATTTAGAAAGTTTTCTATCTTCGTACGGTTATTTTGCTGTTTTTGTAGGAACGTTTATTGAGGGAGAGTTATTTTTACTGGTAGCAGGGTTTTTTATAAAGCATGGCTTTTTACAGCCTATACCAACTTTCGTATTTTCAATTTTAGGAGCTCTAACCCATGAACTTATATACTTTTTCTTGGGACGATGGAAAGGAAGACATATTTTACTTGGTAACAAGTACACTAAAAAAAGGTACAGAAAAGCTAAAAGGTTGGTAGAAAAGTATGGGATATACTCTTTGTTTATCATTAGATTTTTGTATGGGATGAGAGTTGTCCCTATGATGCTTATGGGAGCTACAGGGTTTAATATTTATAAATTTCTTTTTTTTAACGTTTTATCTTTGATAATTTGGGCTTCAATATTTTTAACACTTGGATACATCCTTGGTCATACAGCTTATATGATACTGGGAGATTTGAAACATTACTACTTTATTTTTGGCTTGTCTGTTGTAATAGGAGGATTAATCTTTTATATGCTTTATAAATTATTGAGAGGTTAA
- a CDS encoding aspartate carbamoyltransferase catalytic subunit yields the protein MKDLYSVNQLEKEDIQKIFQLAKEYKERFLKGEKKFNDLRRCSILLVFFENSTRTRTSFELAGKILGADTINISASSSSVKKGETLYDTVKTLEALNSDFIVIRHNMSGAAKIVANSVKSHVVNAGDGTNEHPTQALLDGFTILEKKGSLEGLKIAIVGDILHSRVARSDIKLFKKLGAEVTLCGPMTMLPRHYEALGADYITTDIKEAVKNKDVVIFLRIQLERQDKPFFSTLREYSIKYGLNQELLKILKPDTVIMHPGPVNRGVEIQSELVYSSKSLILNQVENGLFIRMAVYKYLLS from the coding sequence ATGAAAGATTTATACTCTGTAAACCAACTTGAAAAAGAGGATATCCAGAAGATTTTCCAGTTAGCAAAAGAGTATAAAGAAAGATTCTTAAAAGGAGAAAAAAAGTTTAACGATTTAAGAAGGTGCTCTATCTTACTTGTGTTTTTTGAAAATTCTACAAGAACAAGGACTTCTTTTGAGCTTGCAGGTAAGATTTTAGGAGCTGACACTATAAACATATCAGCATCTTCAAGTTCCGTAAAAAAAGGAGAGACTCTTTACGATACGGTAAAAACCTTGGAAGCTTTAAACTCAGACTTTATAGTGATAAGACATAATATGTCAGGAGCTGCAAAAATAGTAGCAAACAGTGTGAAAAGTCATGTTGTAAATGCAGGAGATGGAACGAATGAACACCCTACTCAGGCTTTACTAGATGGATTTACTATTTTAGAGAAAAAAGGAAGTTTAGAAGGTCTTAAGATAGCCATTGTAGGAGATATATTACACAGCAGAGTTGCAAGGTCCGATATTAAACTGTTTAAAAAGTTAGGAGCTGAAGTTACGTTGTGTGGTCCTATGACAATGCTACCCAGACACTATGAAGCCCTAGGAGCAGATTACATTACAACAGATATTAAAGAAGCGGTAAAAAATAAAGATGTTGTTATATTCCTTAGAATACAACTTGAAAGACAAGATAAACCTTTTTTCTCTACACTTAGAGAGTATTCTATAAAGTACGGATTAAATCAAGAACTACTAAAAATTTTAAAACCTGATACTGTTATAATGCATCCGGGACCTGTTAACAGAGGAGTAGAAATTCAAAGTGAACTTGTATATTCAAGTAAAAGTCTAATATTAAATCAAGTAGAAAATGGTCTTTTTATAAGAATGGCGGTATATAAGTACCTTTTAAGTTGA
- the argF gene encoding ornithine carbamoyltransferase encodes MVRSFVSFTDLNKEEVLNIIEYGKKLKKNKFLDQSLKGKSIGLIFMKQSTRTRLSFEVGVYQMGGQPIYISGSSTQLARGEDIKDTARVMARYLDGIVIRTFSHQEVEDLAKYSGIPVINALTDYQHPCQVLADLMTITEVFGSLEGKKVAYVGDGNNMANTLLLACAVMGMDISVATPPNYEPNAKAILEAVNIAKETGSKVELTNNPKEAVLDADVIYTDVWVSMGQEGEKEKKKAFEGFTINKDLVVLAKPNAIVMHCLPAHKGEEISEDVFEQYADVIFNQAENRLHVQKSLMSYLFKN; translated from the coding sequence ATGGTAAGGAGTTTTGTTTCTTTTACAGACCTTAATAAAGAAGAGGTCTTAAATATTATAGAGTATGGGAAAAAGCTAAAAAAGAATAAATTTTTAGACCAATCTTTAAAAGGTAAATCTATAGGTCTTATTTTTATGAAACAGTCAACAAGGACGAGACTCTCTTTTGAAGTTGGTGTTTACCAGATGGGTGGTCAACCTATCTATATATCAGGGTCCTCTACACAGCTTGCAAGAGGTGAAGATATAAAAGATACAGCAAGAGTTATGGCAAGATACTTAGACGGTATAGTTATAAGGACCTTTTCCCATCAAGAAGTTGAAGACCTTGCAAAGTACAGTGGTATTCCAGTTATAAACGCACTAACAGACTATCAACATCCTTGCCAAGTTTTAGCGGATTTGATGACAATAACAGAGGTCTTTGGTTCTTTAGAAGGAAAGAAGGTAGCTTACGTAGGAGATGGAAACAATATGGCAAACACTCTCTTACTTGCCTGTGCTGTTATGGGAATGGATATCTCAGTTGCAACACCACCAAACTACGAGCCAAACGCAAAAGCAATCTTAGAAGCTGTAAATATAGCTAAAGAGACAGGTTCAAAAGTAGAGTTAACCAACAATCCAAAAGAAGCTGTTTTAGATGCAGATGTAATTTACACTGACGTATGGGTTAGTATGGGTCAAGAAGGAGAAAAAGAAAAGAAAAAAGCATTTGAAGGCTTTACTATCAATAAAGATTTAGTGGTACTGGCAAAGCCAAACGCAATCGTTATGCACTGCCTTCCAGCCCATAAAGGAGAAGAAATATCTGAAGATGTATTTGAGCAGTATGCAGATGTTATCTTTAACCAAGCTGAAAATAGACTTCATGTTCAAAAATCTCTAATGAGCTACTTATTTAAAAATTAA